The following are encoded in a window of Episyrphus balteatus chromosome X, idEpiBalt1.1, whole genome shotgun sequence genomic DNA:
- the LOC129920633 gene encoding uncharacterized protein LOC129920633 isoform X1, with product MYAEKRTSIRKKCVSVESSLLQTEQHTNNADCNQSEVNNRNINNGNNSIATVSKKQQIHHQQQLNQRVVLPGTGLASSSSITSARRPYLVSRDLEFLAHNTLPFNRTNANSSLWSTTTTTASSGVNINSTKYVHQRNRSSSSNNNSNNSSKLHFNSKGLVRQRKYSTANFVPNQCHSASSISSSIAQQQQQVQVRQSPSVLNLPSLSQQQNSHHHNSEHINNCFNLEKHQQSNSSSSSQSAGGLISAALATVTSLRNSSNAKSTAAITGNLLSRVLLEFSSATRSIANTNDNNRSNSLASSSATVGSAGTTVPIGSEAAEESSNNFISVVSDDSEINNQPILNGIREYNLNNNYNSFLYTQQQHQHTQIQQSKSNNTSPIKLIQRQNSVPSRGITTSTGSGNTIKSVIDLRYKIKSTTVDSSDSHVGNTGSSSSTNAPTFRLSESKKSIKNRKSFLEQVPSTECGSSSRKVDVKHNSAKFSTRKKSNMDQDKKPKAKNLASSTSNQDHDRDRSEDTSYASDSTDSKETIVSRKTLSTNVPTIISDAAVKCEPSVLSIETTLDNSQTKKPSDDLEKTLPAESSSCGGDTIREGNGGGSESSVSGGVDEAFSDKTSIVPISMLKSSPSNLAVTTPPTSSSTISTAIEKFCPNNRFVRKSVDNNFSQFTKGGNFFLDSADIETEFPRDYDDNIEILSREAEHLEEQFHKVGDTETALFEDSGKIVVDRLKKQSKPQDDEDDEPIGMSPCGRFFKYDKEVGRGSFKTVFRGLDTQTGVAVAWCELLDKKVNKAERNRFREEAEMLKKLQHPNIVRFYNYWEANVGKRKNIVLVTELMLSGTLKAYLRRFKKINPKVLKSWCRQILKGLHFLHSRTPPIIHRDLKCDNIFITGTTGSVKIGDLGLATLKNRSFAKSVIGTPEFMAPEMYEEHYDEAVDVYAFGMCMLEMAISEYPYNECSGPAQIYKKVISGIKPASFDKVENPKVREIIERCIQLKKEDRPSCKDLLNSEFFGEDIGIRLEPTTTEEFLNNPDKNDIEFRLRLLDPKKRSYKHKENEAIQFEFDIKNDDCETVCMDMCKAGIISEEDSRAVVKMLKVQIVSLQKERKQRQTQMQLQNEKSRLEKLALIAQREMYETNWDYSEIMHLEEEEDDDDYYEDEDGNGVVLLVGGTTNAPAIVAFREDNEKLQSQQEVTSGPVLINNDIPGKVEGGDVNEMQVPTSGDVAFVEMKKGNELELSSEQQNQALLQNQITREQLCQQPNQFEQQQQQFQLNQVGQYQQQQQQQIYQPQQNNISIPSQQQQTSAQYVPIVQTQQQPQLQTPPYLNQEHEQLQQVQVSNMFEQPPLTPHQVKIVPNYSNQTSVTEHPQQQQSEYIQNPLQQQQQQVTQLHQQRVDQQMQQQFQHQQQMQFQQKPQEQQQQLHQQVSPQIHKSQNLIHQQNQQSSQPISQQQHQQNDIQQQQDQTNQELAASPTLATSNNNGSQLKPRTSKSKRTNRGTEKIPKLSVTNIENNTVVDCHMENKPKTITFKFDISDVNPIDVANNLISQDLLAQSQSTVFVDMIKDIVRQVKLNPEQIPVPTTFRRNMEKVRHASLTRQRSIFRTHQRHRSRDETSSDMCKMFESSMSTMEPALSSSFGNLMSSQQRLNMLTANEQQQSACSQEFVSQKQNQSAETKQAGLGDKASEERQDDAAFITVCDMVQGESGIVIDSGSSTPPQMLSYGCGGASELSYSENVVASRPASRKTSTASEYTSISSDYTPDNTITSSSSPSTIEQGHNKSLSNELEGDGSSGGNDGGVGGAVDINELVLDCRQISSGGTMSTGIDIFEDGSLEDATPNGENDITLDEELQGQSSPICCTQKESSFVPVIAQKIEDSIENTEILDETMSVTKCQPQKEQQQQPKGRKISRFLVNPVIVPSSNSDIMEVVTSKKDIINTQPVVEINKSDLVEEKVQANIVSQAPTVVEMEENTIPTIFGDDVSLSPQTQQNLVITPVLAQHSLNQQNQVQSSSTTPQQISQPLPAVQYPQQQFQDISQIQQQVGTPLQQGSVMSQLQYNSENASPQQQPQENLYPQQLISLQQKSELIQPHLLQKNQPQQSVMPEYQQQHQQPPSPLIQDQNLGSSNEPPLSQPAHTILLVKSSAGPESSTTNTLEQLKIGLENITHAHLVTAKNNSSGQQQQQNHAQLQTTQQPQHQSQSENFQPTTIQQQYQQQQQQQIQTQVPLNLENIQSSTISPSDSILQQQKQQKVSPQLIPQNVPAQLSFKIIDQEEMGTLHQPQDHALELQLEQRQQIQDNQQRQNPQQQLQEQQQRQQQQTQLQQLPPTLQPLTQPTVIQTQPIQQQPIQQQPMQQQSIQKQPTQQQQTQQQQTQQQQTQQQQTQQQQNQQQPTQQQPTQQQPIQQPTQQPPQQPTQLQSTQQQPLTQQQQPPLQQQKPPPTQQQQHPPTQQQQQQQQQQQQQQYQQQQQQQQQSQQTQQQQTQQQTQQHHQQQHQPHQQQQQLHQQQQQLQQQQQQLQQQQQQQQQQHLQHQQHQQQIQQLQPSQQHLYQQQQEQQYQQHQQYQQLQQHLHQQHQQYQYQQLYQQQLQQQQQEYQQQEHKQQQQYLEQQHALQQQYQQQQNQQYQQQQNQQYQQHQKFLQNHLENEEEEKQKREQEKIRTQEQNKEQEHQQHEQKQEQSSKHECPQEQDVELYSEKNQMLKQEHVHRNEEEQLNKPEYEHENKLEHKDECEQTLQKDSEQLQKLRQQEQQQQVTQQQLLQQQLHSQYANYNQQQQSQTNIQQQLQTHYQHQSQIHNQQSHQQKEQPPQHQQSQTQLQQQLQQHNQHLQQQSQQQLQPQQSQQPQQQTQLQHQTPQQQQSQQNLQQLPQQPQQLQQQPQPPQQQPPQQQQQPQQPPQQHFLQHQQQYQKSQQQIHQQHATQHQAHQYLQQYYPQQSSSAGCNTPTGVTSSSARGSSVYNSRRTSVDNSGSDFSNIPTNIIEGADAIEQNFPPSSNCGTSVQTPNEMHSDQQFKIVKQRSLEKNETMTTGAAINTSSLADLEKKLALLTNANVMATSNQSVATDVKESQQKTSMPVAATNDTSEKAQAMRKISRFRVSIVSETLPKLSPNESVSAPASQKVSQSGRIASEEPQQQQTQHLQNQTQMQSQQIQNQSQNSTSIPQKDQPQQQVQLNQPILQQDISCVPQQPHKLISAQQHVDQPIQNSSQQIIPQQPQLSQSLTGLYIDMSNINQSQQQFSAPARSSVPNTPSQEYIALVSGQNMPSQQQQQQQQQHQQQLLQHTPQQHNTSDPMSQQIQPQSQHHQQQMQPNVENMGYDVKKSTGDNANILTVRIASEEQLSLAATNPSMLPSVIQSDIKHNLDTARNHLCGIRLETNVRQRLLLLLQRQHIEEDELRLKHFVELEKFQKTLRATYHNNENNENFAIQHTPPTSQHQQTSSSSHVAQSSGGDSIQMQLTQQYQQQIMNHQQQQQKSQQQHWNKQQQQPGQQHIVYSDTDLMAQQQQLMYVHKIPQAVYAAYGQQMSQTSTAPSLLSTLQSQAASGTRPILNVPNSVFISGMPATQQQYPSSMEVGVSGASCTNTLPLLPLGSAGNPIPNQQQQQQFYDQNPHQQIQQQQLTQVKQQQIPPSQQQITPEQQQIHYQYSGVPASVSTVSASASTITSNTSNANVPYFDDTSTQSQSSQQQQQQQQQQQQQQQNLSQQ from the exons GAGTTCTAGTTCCAACAATAACAGTAACAATAGCAGTAAATTACATTTTAATTCCAAAGGCTTAGTTCGACAAAGGAAATATAGCACAGCGAACTTTGTACCAAATCAATGCCATTCGGCGTCATCAATATCTTCATCAATAgcacagcaacagcagcaggtACAAGTTCGACAATCACCATCAGTACTGAATCTACCGTCTTTGAGTCAACAGCAAAATTCACATCACCATAATTCGGAGcatataaataattgttttaatttagaaaaacacCAACAAAGCAACTCATCATCCTCGTCACAATCAGCAGGAGGTCTTATATCAGCAGCTTTAGCAACCGTCACATCATTAAGAAATTCATCAAACGCTAAATCAACAGCCGCCATCACGGGTAATTTGTTAAGTCGAGTTTTATTGGAATTCTCTTCGGCGACCCGATCAATTGCTAACACAAACGATAATAATCGAAGCAATAGCTTAGCTAGCAGTTCTGCTACAGTTGGGAGTGCTGGTACCACAGTACCAATTGGAAGTGAGGCCGCTGAAGAATcatccaataattttatttctgttgTAAGTGACGATAGCGAAATAAATAATCAGCCAATCTTAAATGGAATAAgagaatataatttaaataataattacaacAGCTTTCTATATACACAGCAACAGCATCAACACACTCAAATACAACAAAGCAAGAGCAATAACACTTCACCCATCAAGCTAATTCAAAGACAGAATTCTGTGCCATCTAGAGGCATTACTACAAGTACTGGAAGTGGAAACACAATAAAAAGTGTCATTGATCTTCGTTACAAAATAAAGTCCACAACAGTTGATAGTAGTGATTCGCACGTTGGAAACACTGGAAGCTCGTCATCAACAAATGCACCAACTTTTAGGCTCTCTGAAAGCAAAAAGtccattaaaaatagaaaatcttTTCTTGAACAGGTTCCTTCAACCGAATGTGGCAGTTCATCGCGTAAAGTTGATGTAAAACACAACAGTGctaaattttcaacaagaaaaaaatccaatatgGATCAAGATAAAAAACCTAAAGCAAAGAATTTAGCCTCGTCTACTAGTAATCAGGACCATGACCGGGATCGAAGTGAAGATACATCTTATGCCAGTGATAGTACTGACTCCAAAGAAACAATAGTATCACGTAAAACTTTGTCAACAAATGTGCCAACAATTATTTCGGATGCAGCCGTAAAATGCGAACCATCAGTTTTGTCAATCGAAACAACTTTGGATaactcacaaacaaaaaaacctagTGATGATTTAGAAAAGACCTTACCCGCTGAGAGTTCGTCGTGCGGCGGTGATACCATTCGTGAAGGTAATGGTGGTGGTAGTGAAAGCAGCGTTAGCGGCGGCGTTGATGAAGCATTTAGTGATAAAACTTCCATCGTTCCTATATCAATGTTAAAGTCTTCTCCTTCAAATTTAGCTGTTACAACACCCCCAACATCGTCGTCGACAATATCAACGGCCATTGAAAAGTTTTGTCCAAACAATCGTTTTGTACGGAAATCAGTCGATAATAACTTTTCGCAATTTACAAAgggtgggaatttttttttagattcggCCGATATTGAGACTGAATTCCCAAGGGATTATGATGacaatattgaaattttatcaCGAGAAGCTGAACACTTGGAAGAGCAATTTCATAAAGTCGGAGATACTGAGACTGCTTTATTTGAAGATTCGGGGAAAATAGTCGTAGACCGACTGAAAAAACAAAGCAAACCACAAGATGATGAAGACGATGAACCAATTGGAATGTCACCGTGTGGTCGATTTTTCAAATATGATAAAGAAGTTGGCAGGGGATCTTTTAAGACTGTATTTCGTGGTTTAGATACTCAAACTGGAGTTGCAGTAGCTTGGTGTGAATTATTA gataaaaaagtaaataaggCTGAACGTAATCGTTTTCGTGAAGAAGCtgaaatgcttaaaaaactACAGCATCCAAATATTGTACGCTTTTACAATTACTGGGAGGCAAAtgttggaaaaagaaaaaatatagtcCTAGTCACTGAATTAATGCTTTCAGGAACACTTAAagc ATATCTACGacgtttcaagaaaattaatcCGAAAGTTTTGAAATCATGGTGCCGTCAAATATTAAAGGGCTTACATTTTCTACACTCTCGCACCCCGCCTATAATACATCGTGATTTAAAATGTGATAATATATTTATAACTGGTACAACTGGCAGTGTTAAAATTGGAGACTTAGGTTTGGCTACCCTAAAAAATCGAAGTTTTGCTAAATCGGTAATTGGTACACCCGAATTTATGGCACCGGAAATGTATGAAGAACACTATGACGAAGCTGTGGATGTGTATGCGTTTGGTATGTGTATGTTGGAAATGGCTATTTCTGAATACCCTTACAATGAATGTTCCGGGCCTGCTCAGAtttataaaaaggtaatatctgGTATAAAACCGGCTAGCTTCGATAAAGTCGAGAACCCAAAGGTTCGTGAAATAATAGAAAGATGTattcaattgaaaaaagaaGATCGTCCGAGTTGTAAGGATTTATTAAACTCTGAGTTTTTCGGTGAAGATATTGGTATACGTTTAGAACCAACAACAACGGAAGAATTTCTGAATAATCCCGATAAGAATGATATTGAATTTCGTTTAAGATTATTAGATCCAAAGAAAAGATCTTACAAACATAAGGAAAACGAAGCAATTCAGTTCgaatttgatataaaaaatgatGATTGTGAAACTGTTTGTATGGATATGTGTAAGGCTGGCATTATAAGTGAAGAAGATTCCCGGGCTGTGGTAAAAATGCTTAAAGTTCAGATTGTGTCATTGCAAAAGGAACGGAAACAAAGACAAACACAGATGCAGCTGCAGAATGAGAAGTCAAGACTAGAAAAACTGGCTCTAATTGCACAGAGAGAAATGTATGAAACAAACTGGGACTACAGTGAAATAATGCATTTGGAAGAAGAagaggatgatgatgattattacGAAGATGAAGATGGCAATGGTGTTGTGCTGCTTGTTGGTGGTACAACTAATGCACCTGCAATTGTCGCATTTCGTGAAGATAATGAAAAATTACAAAGCCAACAAGAAGTTACTAGTGGCCCTGTGCTTATTAATAATGATATACCTGGTAAAGTAGAAGGTGGAGATGTTAATGAAATGCAAGTTCCAACATCTGGAGATGTTGCTTTTGTTGAAATGAAAAAGGGTAATGAGTTGGAACTTTCATCTGAACAACAAAATCAAGCACTTTTGCAGAATCAAATAACTCGTGAACAATTATGTCAACAGCCAAATCAATTtgaacaacagcaacaacaatttcagcTTAACCAGGTAGGGcaatatcaacaacaacaacaacaacaaatatacCAACCCCAACAAAACAATATATCTATTCCCAGTCAACAGCAGCAGACATCTGCACAGTACGTACCAATTGTTCAAACACAGCAACAGCCACAACTTCAAACACCTCCATACTTAAATCAGGAACATGAACAACTGCAGCAAGTTCAAGTATCAAATATGTTCGAGCAACCACCATTAACACCACATCAGGTAAAAATAGTTCCTAATTACTCCAACCAGACTTCAGTAACTGAGCACCCCCAACAACAGCAATCAGAATATATTCAAAATCCGttacaacaacagcaacaacaggtAACACAGCTGCACCAGCAACGGGTCGATCAGCAAATGCAACAGCAGTTTCAACATCAACAGCAAATGCAGTTTCAGCAAAAACCACAAGAACAACAGCAGCAACTACACCAACAAGTATCACCTCAGATTCATAAATCACAAAACCTTATACATCAACAGAATCAGCAGTCCTCTCAACCAATTTCCCAACAGCAGCACCAGCAAAACGACATACAGCAACAACAAGATCAGACAAATCAAGAATTAGCAGCATCACCTACATTAGCAACTAGCAATAATAATGGTTCTCAACTGAAGCCAAGGACAAGCAAATCGAAACGTACCAATCGTGGCACAGAAAAAATTCCTAAATTGAGCGTTACCAATATTGAGAACAATACTGTAGTTGATTGTCATATGGAAAACAAACCTAAAACCATCACCTTTAAGTTCGATATCAGCGATGTAAACCCTATAGATGTTGCTAACAATttg ATATCACAAGATCTTCTTGCACAAAGTCAGAGTACGGTTTTCGTTGATATGATAAAGGACATTGTACGTCAAGTTAAACTCAACCCAGAACAAATCCCAGTTCCAACAACATTCCGCCGCAATATGGAAAAA GTACGGCATGCGTCCTTAACTCGTCAGCGGTCCATATTTAGAACTCATCAACGCCATCGTTCT cGCGATGAAACCTCATCGGATATGTGCAAAATGTTTGAATCATCTATGAGTACCATGGAACCAGCATTGTCATCATCGTTTGGAAATCTAATGTCTAGTCAGCAGCGTTTAAATATGTTAACTgcaaatgaacaacaacaaagtgCCTGTTCTCAAGAATTTgtttcacaaaaacaaaatcaatctgCAGAAACGAAACAAG CTGGATTAGGAGACAAGGCGTCTGAGGAGAGGCAAGATGATGCTGCTTTTATAACAGTCTGTGATATGGTTCAAGGGGAATCCGGCATAGTTATAGATTCTGGTTCATCAACACCTCCCCAAATGTTATCATATGGTTGTGGAGGTGCTTCTGAGTTGAGCTATAGTGAAAATGTTGTCGCATCGCGTCCTGCGTCACGAAAAACAAGCACAGCTTCCGAATATACATCTATTTCGTCTGATTATACACCGGATAATACAATAACGTCATCTTCATCACCTTCCACAATCGAACAAGGTCACAATAAGTCCTTGTCCAATGAACTAGAAGGAGATGGTAGCAGCGGTGGGAATGATGGCGGTGTTGGAGGTGCTGTTGACATTAATGAACTAGTTCTAGATTGTCGACAGATCTCTTCAGGTGGTACTATGAGCACCGGTATTGATATATTTGAAGATGGTTCACTGGAAGATGCCACACCAAATGGTGAAAATGATATAACTCTGGATGAGGAACTGCAGGGTCAATCCTCACCAATATGTTGTACACAAAAAGAATCATCTTTCGTTCCGGTTATTGCTCAAAAAATTGAAGACTCAATCGAAAACACCGAAATTTTAGACGAAACTATGAGTGTCACTAAATGTCAACCTCAAAAAGAGCAACAGCAACAACCAAAAGgacgaaaaatttcaagatttttggTTAATCCTGTTATTGTGCCGTCATCAAATTCAGATATCATGGAAGTTGTTACATCTAAAAAAGATATAATTAACACACAGCCAGTGGTTGAAATAAACAAATCAGATCTTGTTGAAGAGAAAGTTCAAGCCAACATTGTTTCACAAGCACCAACAGTTGTTGAAATGGAAGAAAATACTATTCCTACTATTTTTGGTGATGATGTTTCACTATCACCTCAAACGCAGCAAAATTTAGTAATCACTCCTGTTCTAGCTCAGCATTCATTGAATCAGCAAAATCAAGTGCAATCATCTTCAACAACCCCCCAACAGATCTCACAACCACTGCCTGCTGTTCAATATCCTCAGCAACAGTTTCAAGATATTTCTCAGATTCAACAGCAAGTGGGAACTCCACTGCAGCAAGGCTCAGTTATGAGCCAATTACAATATAATTCAGAAAATGCAAGTCCCCAGCAACAACCACAAGAAAATCTCTATCCGCAACAATTAATATCTTTGCAACAAAAATCGGAATTAATTCAACCACAtctgttacaaaaaaatcaaccacAACAAAGTGTGATGCCAGAatatcaacaacaacaccaacaacccCCATCACCTTTAATTCAGGATCAAAACTTAGGTTCATCGAATGAACCACCTCTTTCACAGCCAGCGCATACCATACTCTTGGTAAAATCGTCCGCTGGCCCGGAATCATCTACAACAAATACATTGGAACAGTTAAAAATTGGTTTGGAAAATATCACACACGCACACCTGGTCACTGCTAAGAACAATTCCTCtggtcaacaacaacaacaaaaccatGCTCAATTGCAAACAACACAGCAACCGCAACATCAATCACAATCAGAAAATTTTCAGCCAACAACAATTCAGCAGCAAtatcaacaacagcagcagcaacaaataCAAACTCAAGTGCCATTAAATCTTGAAAATATTCAATCTTCAACCATTTCTCCAAGTGATTCGATTTTACAGCAGCAGAAACAACAGAAAGTATCACCGCAACTAATTCCACAAAATGTCCCCGCTCAGCTTTCTTTTAAAATCATCGATCAAGAAGAG atGGGGACGTTGCACCAACCGCAAGATCATGCGCTAGAACTACAACTAGAACAACGACAACAAATACAAGATAATCAACAACGACAAAATCCACAACAACAATTACAAGAACAGCAACAACGACAACAGCAACAAACACAACTGCAACAACTACCACCTACACTACAACCACTAACACAGCCAACAGTAATTCAAACACAACcaatacaacaacaaccaatacaacaacaaccaaTGCAACAACAATCAATACAAAAACAGCCAACCCAACAACAGCAAACCCAACAACAGCAAACCCAACAACAGCAAACCCAACAACAGCAAACCCAACAACAGCAAAACCAACAGCAGCCAACACAGCAACAACCAACACAACAGCAACCAATACAACAACCAACACAACAACCACCACAACAACCAACACAGCTACAATCAACACAACAACAGCCATTAACACAGCAACAGCAACCACCATTGCAACAACAGAAGCCACCACCaacacaacaacagcaacacccACCAacacaacaacagcagcagcaacaacaacagcaacaacaacaacaataccaacaacagcagcagcaacaacaacaatcacaacaaacacaacaacaacaaacacaacaacaaacacaacaaCATCATCAGCAACAACACCAGccacaccaacaacagcagcagctgcatcagcaacagcagcagcttcagcagcaacagcagcagctgcagcagcagcaacaacaacagcaacaacaacatctaCAACATcagcaacaccaacaacaaataCAACAACTACAACCATCACAACAGCATCTATATCAGCAGCAACAAGAACAGCAATACCAACAACATCAGCAATACCAACAATTACAACAACATCTTCATCAACAACATCAGCAATACCAATATCAGCAACTGTACCAGcaacaattacaacaacaacagcaagaaTATCAACAACAAGAACacaagcaacaacaacaatatcttGAACAACAACACGCATTACAACAACAATATCAACAACAGCAAAATCAGCAATACCAACAACAGCAAAATCAGCAATACCAACAACATCAAAAATTCCTGCAAAACCATCTagaaaatgaagaagaagaaaaacaaaaaagagaacaagaaaaaatacgaacacaagaacaaaataaagaacaagAACACCaacaacatgaacaaaaacaagaGCAATCATCAAAACATGAATGCCCACAAGAGCAAGATGTTGAActatattctgaaaaaaatcaaatgctgAAACAAGAGCACGTACATAGAAATGAAGAAGAGCAATTAAATAAACCTGAATATGAACATGAAAATAAACTTGAACATAAAGATGAATGTGAACAAACTCTTCAAAAAGACTCCGAACAACTACAAAAATTGCGACAGCAAGAACAGCAACAACAAGTGACGCAACAACAATTATTGCAACAACAACTACATTCACAATATGCTAACtataatcaacaacaacaatcacaAACAAACAttcaacaacaactacaaacaCATTACCAACATCAATCACAAATTCACAATCAACAATCACACCAACAAAAAGAACAACCACCACAACATCAACAATCTCAAACCCAACTACAGCAACAGCTCCAACAACACAATCAGCACCTTCAACAACAATCACAGCAGCAACTACAACCACAGCAAAGCCAACAGCCACAACAACAAACACAACTACAACACCAAACACCACAGCAACAACAATCGCAACAAAACCTACAACAACTGCCGCAACAACCACAACAACTGCAGCAACAACCACAACCACCGCAGCAACAGccaccacaacaacaacagcagccaCAACAGCCACCCCAACAACATTTTctgcaacatcaacaacaatatCAAAAATCACAACAACAAATACACCAACAGCATGCAACGCAACACCAAGCGCATCAGTATTTGCAGCAATATTATCCACAACAGTCATCATCAGCTGGCTGTAACACACCAACAGGAGTTACATCATCATCAGCTCGTGGTTCGTCAGTATATAACTCTCGTCGTACATCGGTTGATAATAGCGGGTctgatttttcaaatataccaaCGAACATAATTGAAGGGGCAGATGCAATAGAGCAAAACTTTCCACCAAGCAGTAATTGCGGTACTAGTGTTCAAACTCCAAATGAAATGCATTCAGATcaacaatttaagattgtgaaaCAAAGAAGTCTGGAAAAAAACGAAACTATGACAACTGGAGCAGC AATTAATACTAGTTCCTTAGCAGATCTTGAGAAGAAGTTGGCCTTACTTACAAATGCTAATGTTATGGCCACATCTAATCAAAGTGTAGCAACGGAC GTAAAAGAATCGCAACAAAAAACATCAATGCCTGTGGCCGCAACTAACGATACATCAGAAAAAGCGCAAGCTATGCGTAAGATTTCACGCTTTCGTGTGAGTATTGTTTCAGAGACACTACCAAAATTATCGCCAAATGAAAGTGTTTCGGCACCAGCATCACAAAAAGTCTCTCAATCGGGTCGGATTGCATCGGAGGAGCCACAACAACAGCAAACGCAACATCTACAGAACCAAACTCAGATGCAATCGCAACAGATTCAAAATCAGTCTCAAAACTCGACTTCAATACCACAAAAAGATCAACCACAACAGCAAGTACAGCTAAATCAACCAATTTTACAGCAAGACATTTCCTGTGTACCACAACAACCACATAAATTGATATCGGCACAACAACATGTGGATCAACCTATACAAAACTCTTCACAACAAATTATTCCCCAACAACCCCAGTTATCACAATCTTTAACAGGTCTTTACATTGATATGTCAAATATTAATCAATCACAACAACAGTTTAGTGCTCCAGCTCGAAGTAGTGTGCCTAACACACCATCCCAGGAGTATATAGCTTTAGTTAGTGGACAAAATATGCCTtcgcagcagcagcagcaacagcaacaacagcatCAGCAGCAACTGCTTCAACATACGCCACAGCAACACAATACAAGCGATCCAATGTCACAGCAAATACAACCACAGTCGCAACATCATCAACAGCAAATGCAACCTAATGTTGAAAATATGG GATATGATGTTAAAAAATCCACAGGAgacaatgcaaatattttaacGGTCCGGATTGCATCTGAGGAACAATTGTCGTTAGCAGCAACAAACCCATCTATGCTACCTTCTGTGATACAATCA GATATTAAACACAATCTTGATACTGCTCGTAATCACTTATGCGGAATTCGGTTGGAAACAAATGTACGACAACGGCTACTTCTTCTATTACAACGCCAACATATTGAAGAAGATGAGTTGAGATTGAAGCATTTTGTTGAGTTAGAGAAGTTCCAAAAAACTCTCCGAGCTA cttATCATAATAATGAAAACAACGAAAATTTTGCAATACAACACACACCGCCGACATCTCAACATCAACAGACATCTTCATCAAGTCATGTGGCACAAAGTAGTGGAGGCGATTCAATTCAAATGCAATTAACACAGCAATATCAACAACAAATTATGAATcaccaacagcagcaacaaaaaTCACAACAGCAGCATTGGAataaacaacagcaacaacctGGTCAACAGCATATCGTTTATTCTGACACAGATTTGATGGCTCAACAACAGCAATTGATGTATGTGCATAAAATTCCACAAGCCGTATACGCTGCATATGGACAGCAAATGTCACAAACTTCAACTGCACCATCGCTTTTGAGCACATTGCAGTCCCAAGCAGCGTCCGGCACAAGACCGATTCTCAATGTTCCTAATAGTGTTTTTATAAGTGGAATGCCCGCAACTCAACAACAATATCCATCTTCAATGGAAGTCGGAGTTAGTGGTGCAAGTTGCACAAACACTTTACCCCTTTTGCCATTAGGTAGTGCAGGAAACCCAATACccaatcaacaacaacaacaacaattttatGATCAGAATCCACACCAACAAATACAGCAACAGCAATTGACACAggttaaacaacaacaaattcctCCGTCTCAACAACAAATAACACCGGAACAACAACAAATTCACTATCAATATTCCGGAGTGCCAGCATCAGTTTCCACAGTATCCGCTTCTGCATCAACAATAACATCAAATACTTCAAATGCAAATGTGCCATATTTTGATGATACCTCAACGCAATCACAATCATCgcaacagcaacagcaacaacaacaacagcaacaacaacaacagcaaaatCTTTCACAACAATAA